In Carassius auratus strain Wakin chromosome 36, ASM336829v1, whole genome shotgun sequence, the following are encoded in one genomic region:
- the LOC113055403 gene encoding protein Shroom2-like isoform X4, producing MTLNQVYCEETGRNESSCRPHSWHSAKSTDNPTTDTPKSEANPEPDPIWQTKYDAGSLSNDFTGCWGQTNRRQVSCQFSSVGNMESVEPSSHTFSKEQPISSKPNAGEDHPVLESAINKPNSACNTFLSDTADHSAPRDVTSSEGMFYRGIPSNLGVSSDCYRYLQIPMGSGGRVSPSVEEQASSKFSSTGRSNHRPVWHIPENKMSTTQAPSPPLRSDSFTATRVHEKSLVGSFPEGHSVYPPQKPYCRAVDRQLDGHEARHSYNPPSKKDFLQPYLSVEDYPNQLNPTKLFSKSSTDVRQGQNPFAYEPQHQRQHSDESTFSVYPNATCSAKNQSIGSYYRSLQDLPTNAGRRNQARTSMAFDPNHEGQAHFRYYCITAQQPFLESPTQGRMQDERKSETGTTQGATDRSFVGSQKVVKTKYPQPYLGVPENKRTNGYSKQAISPPSSQAMSPLPNHLTSKSSSGDREILKKKDGLKAQPSRHVPKPQMEQKNSVSTYHQDNPWISKQDYKICPHKTPMLHSLVQESKKMAEKSVTAKGGCQESTDAIGGKQGRRSDRYATTLLNEIQQKKAQLQKSRSAATLTCSSEVEEDSDIWKSTETSTSSSDGSFTNTYKDHLKEAQAKVLKATSFMRRDLELPGNEPAPDQLPKKPGPVNGQVTRIGGRKRFPTDKKMHSFSEPDKINKVGVEDKAAGSFADQYKFFKGSFKPVVQKPIPKQSLLSPTDEKNTQLIGDSENIHLAPLKQSKSSHSDLNTEEQQRLGTFAEYEATWKMQKKPVEKRATGRYHSAENILDSVLEESNSTVCVHERSRSSPSADFYGQKIPLPPRKSVESLPEPKDQQEARITSVSERDHGPLNISEPLESITLHGLESDVAPLSSNQNPRLARYPPPFSSHQLQVPMSEQLFPKNKSPEPQQSAQPEQPETTCPFRASQEVKVQTFSPELTQGPCPSEHLERDKLPTSEDNRRSDTKGMSSHTLHLLDHSSTSSKQNIDLMVTSASRTRSPSPQFSPQRLTDEPPPTVQKKDPCSSKMEGTPEPNTAGRKVPIQIVCTENDSERENQNCLLHGESSGGSEVPKIAQIKNLDSPEQSKSPFIAYTSLDPSRNAEREMVLDNKEWVRSNSVGEHSEEDLKREELARDIMGKDKSLVDILNQSKMKTTMDLMEGIFPQGEQLLEGAQQRRKASSKQMSPKNTQQRVEDNLASSVSLMSSSSYYSTSAPKAELLIKMKDMQEHMEEQDSEDELDYDLSNKKQELIDSLSKKLHVLREARESLQEDVQDNNVLGEEVEATVQTVCKPNELEKFRMFVGDLDKVVSLLLSLSGRLARVENALDNLEEGALADEKHTLIEKRKLLIRQHEDAKELKENLDRRERLVYEILASHLSEERLADYQHFVKMKSALIIEQRKLEDKIKLGEEQLKCLKESLPLDPKMLN from the exons gagGAATGAATCATCATGTAGACCCCATTCGTGGCACTCCGCTAAATCCACGGATAACCCTACCACCGACACCCCCAAATCTGAAGCCAACCCTGAACCTGACCCCATCTGGCAGACAAAATATGATGCAGG GTCACTTTCAAATGACTTCACCGGCTGTTGGGGACAGACCAATCGGCGGCAAGTATCCTGCCAGTTCAGCTCTGTGGGAAATATGGAAAGTGTAGAGCCCTCATCTCATACTTTCTCAAAAGAGCAGCCAATATCGAGCAAACCCAATGCTGGAGAAGATCACCCAGTGCTTGAGAGTGCCATCAACAAACCTAATTCTGCATGTAACACGTTTTTGTCGGACACAGCTGACCACAGTGCACCTCGGGATGTCACAAGCTCAGAAGGAATGTTTTATAGAGGCATTCCCAGTAATTTAGGAGTTTCCAGTGACTGCTATAGATACCTGCAGATCCCCATGGGCAGCGGGGGACGAGTGAGTCCCAGCGTGGAAGAGCAAGCTAGCTCCAAATTCTCCTCCACTGGAAGATCCAACCATAGACCTGTGTGGCATATTCCTGAGAACAAGATGTCCACTACTCAAGCACCTTCTCCACCTTTGCGTAGTGATAGTTTCACTGCCACCAGAGTTCATGAGAAGAGCTTGGTGGGATCATTCCCTGAAGGACATTCTGTGTATCCACCACAGAAACCTTACTGCAGAGCTGTGGACCGACAGTTGGATGGGCATGAAGCGAGACACAGCTACAACCCACCTTCAAAAAAGGACTTTCTTCAGCCGTATCTTTCGGTTGAGGACTACCCAAACCAGCTAAACCCTACCAAACTCTTTTCCAAGTCCAGCACTGATGTTAGACAAGGCCAGAACCCGTTTGCATATGAACCTCAGCATCAGAGACAGCACAGCGATGAAAGTACCTTTTCTGTGTACCCCAATGCTACATGTTCAGCAAAGAACCAGAGCATTGGGAGCTACTACCGAAGCCTTCAAGATCTGCCCACCAATGCTGGCAGGAGAAACCAAGCCAGAACCTCCATGGCATTTGATCCTAATCATGAGGGCCAGGCTCATTTCCGTTACTACTGCATCACTGCCCAGCAGCCATTCCTGGAATCACCTACACAGGGTCGGATGCAAGATGAACGGAAGTCTGAAACTGGAACCACTCAAGGTGCCACGGACAGAAGCTTTGTCGGTTCTCAAAAGGTTGTGAAGACAAAGTATCCCCAGCCGTACCTCGGTGTACCTGAGAACAAGCGCACCAATGGTTACAGCAAACAGGCTATCAGTCCTCCTTCATCTCAAGCTATGTCCCCATTACCAAATCATCTGACTTCAAAGTCCAGCTCCGGGGACAGAGAGATTCTAAAGAAGAAAGATGGATTGAAAGCGCAGCCTTCCAGACATGTACCAAAACCCCAGATGGAGCAAAAGAACTCTGTTTCCACGTACCACCAGGACAATCCGTGGATCAGCAAGCAGGATTACAAGATCTGTCCACACAAGACACCCATGTTGCACTCTTTGGTCCAGGAAAGCAAGAAGATGGCAGAAAAATCAGTAACGGCCAAAGGAGGTTGCCAAGAATCAACTGATGCCATAGGTGGCAAACAGGGAAGACGGAGTGACCGCTATGCCACAACTCTACTCAACGAGATCCAACAGAAGAAGGCCCAGCTTCAGAAAAGCAGGAGTGCAGCTACCTTGACCTGCTCAAGTGAAGTTGAGGAGGACTCTGACATCTGGAAGTCCACTGAGACCTCCACATCTTCTTCTGATGGTTCCTTCACCAACACATACAAGGATCATCTGAAGGAAGCCCAAGCCAAAGTTCTGAAGGCCACATCGTTTATGAGACGGGACTTGGAGCTTCCTGGGAATGAACCTGCACCAGATCAACTTCCTAAAAAACCTGGGCCAGTTAATGGTCAAGTCACCCGCATTGGGGGGCGTAAAAGGTTTCCCACGGATAAAAAGATGCATTCATTCTCCGAACCAGACAAGATCAATAAAGTAGGAGTTGAGGATAAGGCAGCTGGGTCCTTTGCGGACCAATATAAGTTCTTCAAAGGTTCCTTCAAACCAGTTGTCCAAAAACCCATTCCAAAGCAATCCCTGCTCAGTCCAACTGATGAGAAAAATACTCAATTAATTGGAGACAGCGAAAACATCCATCTAGCTCCCTTAAAACAAAGTAAATCAAGCCATTCTGACCTTAATACAGAGGAGCAACAACGACTCGGTACATTTGCAGAATATGAAGCCACATGGAAAATGCAGAAGAAGCCAGTGGAAAAAAGAGCAACAGGCAGATATCATTCAGCTGAAAACATCCTGGACTCAGTCTTGGAGGAATCCAACAGCACAGTGTGTGTTCATGAAAGATCCCGTTCCTCTCCTTCTGCTGACTTCTACGGACAG aaaatccCTCTGCCACCCAGAAAATCTGTTGAATCTCTGCCTGAACCCAAGGACCAACAGGAGGCCCGTATCACTAG TGTATCTGAAAGAGACCATGGTCCGCTCAACATCTCCGAACCTCTAGAGTCCATCACACTGCATGGTCTGGAAAGTGACGTGGCACCTCTTTCCTCCAACCAGAATCCCAGACTTGCCAGGTATCCACCACCATTCTCCTCACATCAGCTCCAGGTTCCCATGTCAGAGCAACTGTTTCCTAAAAACAAAAGTCCTGAACCGCAGCAGTCCGCCCAACCCGAACAGCCAGAAACCACATGCCCTTTCAGAGCCTCCCAGGAAGTTAAAGTTCAGACCTTTTCTCCTGAACTAACTCAAGGACCATGTCCATCAGAACATCTTGAGAGAGACAAACTCCCAACCtcagaggacaacaggagatcaGACACAAAGGGGATGTCATCACACACACTACATCTTTTAGATCATTCTTCGACTTCTTCCAAGCAGAACATTGACCTGATGGTTACCTCAGCCAGCAGAACACGTTCTCCTTCTCCTCAGTTCTCTCCACAGAGGCTCACAGATGAGCCACCTCCAACTGTGCAGAAAAAGGATCCATGCAG TAGTAAGATGGAGGGAACACCAGAGCCAAACACTGCTGGGCGAAAGGTTCCCATACAGATCGTCTGTACAGAAAACGATTCAGAGAGAGAAAACCAAAACTGTCTGCTGCATGGTGAATCATCTGGAGGTTCTGAGGTTCCTAAAATTGCCCAGATAAAAAATCTAGATTCTCCAGAGCAATCTAAGTCGCCGTTTATTGCCTACACCAGTCTGGATCCCAGTAGAAATGCAGAACGAGAGATGGTACTAGACAATAAAGAGTGGGTGAGGAGCAATAGTGTGGGCGAACACTCAGAGGAGGACCTGAAACGAGAGGAGCTAGCCAGAGATATCATGGGGAAAGACAAGAGTCTTGTGGACATCTTGAATCAGAGTAAGATGAAGACTACCATGGATCTGATGGAGGGAATATTTCCACAGGGGGAGCAGCTCCTGGAGGGAGCGCAGCAGAGGAGGAAAGCCTCCTCCAAACAGATGTCTCCCAAAAATACACAGCAGAG ggtAGAGGACAATTTGGCATCATCAGTGTCGTTAATGAGCAGTTCATCATATTATAGCACATCTGCACCTAAGGCAGAGCTGCTCATAAAGATGAAGGACATGCAGGAGCACATGGAGGAACAGGATTCAGAGGATGAACTCGATTATGATCTGTCAAACAAGAAG CAAGAGTTGATCGACAGTTTAAGTAAGAAGCTGCACGTGCTTCGAGAGGCTCGTGAAAGTCTTCAGGAAGACGTGCAGGACAATAACGTTCTGGGAGAGGAAGTGGAAGCCACTGTACAGACTGTCTGCAAACCCAATGAGCTGGAAAAGTTTCGCATGTTCGTGGGCGACCTGGACAAAGTGGTCAGTCTGTTGCTTTCTCTGTCCGGTCGACTGGCCCGAGTGGAAAACGCCCTGGACAACCTGGAGGAGGGAGCGTTAGCGGACGAGAAG CACACTTTGATAGAAAAACGCAAACTGCTGATTCGCCAGCACGAAGACGCCAAAGAGCTGAAGGAGAACTTGGACCGAAGGGAACGTCTGGTTTATGAGATTCTGGCCAGTCACCTCAGCGAAGAGCGTCTCGCAGACTACCAGCACTTCGTCAAAATGAAGTCAGCGCTCATCATTGAGCAGCGTAAACTGGAGGATAAGATCAAACTGGGTGAAGAGCAGCTCAAATGTCTGAAGGAAAGTTTGCCGCTGGACCCGAAAATGCTGAACTGA